A single Aspergillus chevalieri M1 DNA, chromosome 3, nearly complete sequence DNA region contains:
- a CDS encoding uncharacterized protein (COG:S;~EggNog:ENOG410PZ3X;~InterPro:IPR032567), with protein MTTFSAEISDHESNDQTDGNMGDNIHSGGTTTPVPQDLVAVIAGLQRQLQQMEERRIEDLRRLKEELTSPPREPLPQPTIEEIAPQPMADPVRRPRPKLTDPEVFDGRNRSLYRPFRSKLRAKLEVDKEALGNAYDRMWYAFGRLTDGAAMQVLPWMERFAKKGATESQLDGMLDQMDFIFLDRNLEEKAVRDLASLKQNNKPFTVFLTEFNRLLMEADGHNWPENTKRSYLDNALNREMNTRLETVEKKNGFEDYCRQLQQIADRMEKNQLRYSRNNKHTTSTSPAHPVNTTRASSPPQDMDWEPTTTTSARSQPRRVAKHVSREEMERRRQERRCLRCGDSTHFISHCPYDSPRNSTRMARSHIHGPELEDEEEQLREQPKLGKE; from the coding sequence atgaccacattttcagcggaaatcagcgaccacgagtcaaacgaccaaaccgacggcaacatgggagacaatatacactcaggagggaccaccactcctgtcccacaagatcttgtcgcagttattgcaggacttcaacgacaactgcaacaaatggaagaacggcggattgaagatcttcgtcgtctcaaagaagagttgacgagcccacccagagagcccttgccacaaccgactattgaagagatagccccccaaccaatggcggaccctgttaggagacctcgacccaagctgacagacccagaagtctttgatggtcgaaaccgaagtctctaccgtccgtttcgaagcaagctgcgcgctaaacttgaggtcgataaagaagccttgggcaatgcctatgatcgtatgtggtatgcttttggccgtctaacagatggggctgctatgcaggtgctgccctggatggagcggtttgctaagaaaggagctactgagagccagctggacggaatgcttgatcaaatggacttcatctttctggaccggaatctggaggagaaggctgtacgagaccttgcaagcttgaaacagaacaacaagcccttcacagtctttctcactgagttcaaccgactactcatggaagctgatggccataactggcctgaaaacacaaaaaggtcctacctagacaatgcattaaaccgtgagatgaacacacgccttgaaactgttgaaaagaaaaatggatttgaagactattgccgccagctacagcagattgcggaccggatggagaagaaccaattgcggtactcacggaacaataagcataccacctcaacttctccagctcaccctgtgaataccacccgtgcttcctctccaccccaagatatggactgggaacccacaacaacaacttctgcacgcagccaacctcgacgcgtggctaagcatgtatcacgagaagaaatggaacgccgcagacaagaacgacgttgccttcgttgtggtgactccacgcattttatctcccattgcccctacgacagtcctaggaacagtacccgcatggctcgctcacacattcatgggccggaactcgaagatgaagaagagcagttgagggaacaacccaagctgggaaaagaatag
- a CDS encoding glycoside hydrolase family 43 protein (CAZy:GH43;~COG:G;~EggNog:ENOG410Q21X;~InterPro:IPR023296,IPR006710;~PFAM:PF04616;~SECRETED:SignalP(1-15);~go_function: GO:0004553 - hydrolase activity, hydrolyzing O-glycosyl compounds [Evidence IEA];~go_process: GO:0005975 - carbohydrate metabolic process [Evidence IEA]) yields MSIRGISLLAASALSVFAAPVRVLNTDFPDPSLIKTDDGWYSFATAGNGVHVQVATSSDFKTWELLKGHDAIPGPFPDWTKKDGPEVWAPDVIKRDDGKFVMYFSALTSKDTSAHCIGTATATSIKGPYTPNDTPLVCPLDQNGAIDAVGFQDDDGTRYVIYKTEDADTTIHLQPMKSDGITPNGNTTTLLKKEPEDGILIEAPSLVKKDGTYYLTFSSHRFDTAKYDAKYATAKNVAGPYTRQGQILKTGDKTNNGTVTSPGGADFSEDGKKIVFHAHRNGKDVSQGRAMYRADISLSDGKITIN; encoded by the exons ATGTCTATTAGGGGTATTAGTCTTCTCGCGGCTTCTGCACTGTCGGTCTTCGCGGCTCCGGTCCGCGTGCTGAATACGGATTTCCCCGATCCAAGCCTGATTAAGACCGATGATGGCTGGTACTCGTTTGCTACGGCTGGAAACGGGGTGCATGTTCAAGTGGCTACTTCGTCGGATTTCAAGACCTGGGAGCTGCTAAAGGGTCACGATGCTATTCCTGGTCCATTCCCGGACTGGACTAAGAAAGATGGTCCGGAGGTTTGGGCGCCTGATGTGATCAAGAGG GACGACGGCAAATTCGTCATGTACTTCTCCGCCCTAACCAGCAAGGACACCTCCGCGCACTGCATCGGCACCGCAACCGCCACCTCCATCAAAGGCCCCTACACCCCCAACGATACCCCCCTCGTCTGCCCGCTCGACCAAAACGGCGCCATCGACGCCGTCGGCTTCCAAGATGACGACGGCACGCGCTACGTGATCTACAAAACCGAAGACGCAGACACAACAATCCACCTGCAGCCCATGAAATCAGACGGCATCACTCCCAACGGCAACACAACAACCCTTCTGAAAAAAGAGCCCGAGGACGGCATCCTCATTGAAGCACCGAGTCTGGTTAAGAAGGACGGCACGTATTACCTCACCTTCTCGTCGCACCGGTTCGACACCGCGAAGTATGATGCGAAATACGCGACTGCGAAGAATGTCGCGGGGCCGTATACGAGACAGGGACAGATTCTGAAGACGGGCGATAAGACGAATAACGGGACTGTGACGAGTCCCGGTGGTGCCGATTTCTCAgaggatgggaagaagaTTGTATTCCATGCTCATCGGAATGGGAAGGACGTTAGTCAGGGGCGGGCGATGTATAGGGCCGATATTAGTTTGTCGGATGGGAAGATTACTATCAATTAG
- a CDS encoding uncharacterized protein (COG:S;~EggNog:ENOG410Q19Q) translates to MSVSYIPRARPRLSTTAMNTTFAQSPSKLALLSHHKLQQESSAEEPDLRRCLGHNAVLSKTMTAARRDFSRYRKTSSSSRFYEDDGVDGYINRKEDQGSVVRAQLAKAVRGWIRRRSMAADANAKITTTTAATTVATTPTATKAPTTTTTTPPNDNALARVAANNNRDTGNKWSIFSSLVSIKKRQCVARLVPGRKFWAQPVLMQASAG, encoded by the coding sequence ATGTCCGTGTCTTACATTCCTCGCGCTCGTCCTCGCCTCTCAACCACAGCCATGAACACCACCTTCGCTCAGAGCCCCTCCAAACTCGCCCTTCTCTCCCACCACAAACTTCAACAGGAATCCTCAGCAGAGGAGCCGGATCTCCGCCGCTGTCTGGGCCACAATGCCGTTCTTTCCAAGACCATGACTGCTGCCCGCAGAGACTTCAGCCGCTACCGCAAGAcctcgtcttcttctcgttTCTACGAAGACGACGGTGTCGACGGATACATCAACAGAAAAGAAGACCAGGGCAGCGTAGTCCGGGCGCAGCTTGCGAAGGCTGTGAGGGGATGGATTCGCAGACGGTCGATGGCGGCTGATGCGAATGCAAAGATTACTACCACTACTGCCGCTACTACTGTGGCCACGACTCCTACAGCAACTAAGGCACCTACTACCACTACCACTACCCCTCCGAACGACAATGCGCTGGCTCGCGTTGCGGCAAACAACAACCGGGATACCGGCAACAAGTGGAGTATATTTTCGAGTCTGGTTTCTATCAAGAAACGCCAATGCGTGGCACGACTCGTGCCCGGCCGGAAGTTCTGGGCGCAGCCAGTACTCATGCAGGCCAGTGCTGGTTGA
- a CDS encoding regulator of G-protein signaling domain-containing protein (COG:T;~EggNog:ENOG410PPQJ;~InterPro:IPR016137,IPR036305;~PFAM:PF00615) — MNSSFYHIHPKLDDLLDDKAPYPYTLSALIAFLSKTHCLEILEFVLEARRYRNSFQRMGDHSSRRTLHLQWQRILQMYIIPGAQREINISDGIRDDLVATESKPKKQEDYPPDPTLLDSALQEMYDLLHDSILLPFLRSCVNQEREQPRPLSTSCLHHDTWSIDQKEYAHSDIFPFTGGNTSSSTKSRPQSPRPSDIDTGDRSHASSIVFTDDNTHNQNHSRSTFPFGLSSYSSKPGSVSSGAVQSTFDTSGSKELDLTRAKSSPSRRSEGDRHHQEQKRRWRLHLKGGIFRHLRSSSR; from the coding sequence ATGAACTCATCCTTTTATCACATCCACCCTAAACTCGACGACCTCCTCGACGACAAAGCACCATACCCCTACACACTAAGCGCGTTAATCGCCTTCCTATCAAAAACGCACTGTCTAGAGATCCTCGAGTTCGTTCTCGAGGCCCGGCGGTACAGGAATAGTTTCCAGCGCATGGGGGATCATAGTTCCCGTCGGACATTGCATTTGCAATGGCAGCGCATACTGCAGATGTATATCATCCCTGGGGCGCAGCGTGAGATCAACATCTCGGATGGTATACGGGATGATCTAGTCGCCACCGAGTCGAAGCCAAAAAAGCAGGAGGATTATCCTCCGGACCCCACGCTTCTTGATTCGGCATTGCAGGAGATGTACGATCTACTACACGATTCAATACTATTACCGTTCTTGCGCAGCTGCGTCAACCAGGAACGAGAACAGCCCCGACCGCTCTCCACATCCTGCCTCCATCACGATACATGGTCAATCGACCAAAAAGAATACGCGCATTCAGACATCTTCCCATTCACCGGCGGCAACACTTCGTCCTCCACGAAATCCCGCCCTCAATCCCCCCGCCCCTCCGACATAGACACAGGCGACAGAAGCCACGCCTCAAGCATCGTCTTCACCGACGACAATACTCATAACCAGAACCACAGCCGCTCGACCTTTCCATTCGGACTATCCAGCTACTCCAGCAAGCCCGGAAGTGTGAGTTCTGGCGCTGTTCAATCTACGTTCGATACCAGCGGGAGTAAGGAGCTTGATTTGACGAGGGCAAAGTCAAGTCCTAGTAGGAGGTCTGAAGGGGATAGGCATCATCAGGAGCAGAAGAGGAGGTGGCGGTTGCATCTTAAGGGCGGGATTTTTAGGCATTTGAGGAGTTCGTCGAGGTAG
- a CDS encoding uncharacterized protein (COG:S;~EggNog:ENOG410Q2CK) encodes MTKDLTFDIRYDNELAHDYYGDGKKLADNLRHIYHDKNLTFPNDFESTTTVPPIHFMGVTAPDNVDVDELKSVEVPGLAVDILDFKM; translated from the exons ATGACCAAAGACCTA ACCTTCGACATCCGCTACGACAACGAACTCGCCCACGACTACTACGGCGATGGCAAGAAACTCGCCGACAA TCTCCGACACATCTACCACGACAAAAACTTGACCTTCCCAAATGACTTCGAGTCGACTACAACTGTCCCGCCCATTCATTTCATGGG GGTCACCGCGCCAGATAACGTGGATGTAGATGAACTCAAGAGCGTCGAGGTCCCGGGGTTGGCAGTTGATATTCTGGATTTTAAGATGTGA
- a CDS encoding wax synthase family protein (COG:S;~EggNog:ENOG410Q2ZX;~InterPro:IPR032805;~PFAM:PF13813;~TransMembrane:4 (n2-12c17/18o33-51i277-298o310-332i344-366o)), whose translation MVLTQLPQWLLVQATIGLTISYTPPNANIARSAAAIAIIALATSVQIEALLPGRDIRAAGPIAAMGWVNVLNGIELLLLSRVSYAAQVKWEKTQLKAEAQTSQLAWAFWMPYNYRRVRTPWQIRRLPCFKRDEPEYVPGKGIFLVTCAGKAVLCGSLIRIFTVDLRYPGLEEELGILWGQSDVSVLHRVLVQTSFMVPFAVLTRAVIVGVYSATALSCVGLGVSEPALWPPISGSLFDAWSIRQLWGLTWHQMLRTCLLSNINFVLSSVLRIPRSSAVAYILRLVLVFALSGLVHLGMDLGFSVPIKDSGALHFFTVQAFGMIFEQLVDYIWSTVVGKGTRTGIVRRIVGYLWVIGFLAVTAPTWLVPVIKGVYDGGERVPLPMHLGFGVLLA comes from the exons ATGGTCCTAACCCAACTCCCCCAATGGCTCCTCGTGCAAGCCACAATCGGCCTAACAATATCCTACACACCGCCAAATGCGAACATCGCGCGCTCCGCAGCCGCCATCGCGATCATCGCGCTCGCGACATCCGTGCAAATCGAGGCTCTCCTCCCGGGACGTGATATCCGTGCCGCGGGACCTATTGCGGCGATGGGATGGGTGAACGTGCTTAATGGGATTGAGTTGTTACTGTTGAGTCGGGTTTCGTATGCTGCGCAGGTGAAGTGGGAGAAGACGCAGCTCAAGGCGGAGGCGCAGACATCGCAGTTGGCGTGGGCTTTTTGGATGCCGTACAATTATCGGCGGGTGCGGACGCCGTGGCAGATTAGGCGGCTGCCGTGTTTTAAGCGTGATGAGCCTGAGTATGTCCCTGGGAAGGGGATTTTCCTGGTGACTTGTGCGGGGAAGGCTGTTCTTTGTGGTTCGCTTATTAGGATTTTTACGGTCGATTTGCGGTATCCCGGTCTTGAGGAGGAATTGGGTATTCTTTGGGGACAGTCGGATGTGTCCGTTTTGCACCGCGTTCTTGTGCAAACTAGCTTCATGGTGCCTTTCGCTGTCTTAACCCGGGCGGTTATTGTGGGTGTCTATTCTGCTACGGCACTTTCGTGCGTTGGTTTGGGTGTCTCTGAGCCAGCGCTGTGGCCACCGATTAGTGGCTCGTTATTTGATGCGTGGTCCATTCGTCAGTTGTGGGG GCTAACGTGGCATCAAATGCTCCGCACATGTCTTTTGTCGAACATTAACTTCGTCCTCTCATCCGTTCTGCGCATCCCCCGCTCCTCGGCCGTGGCGTATATATTACGCCTCGTCCTGGTCTTTGCCCTCTCCGGTCTCGTGCATTTGGGCATGGATCTGGGATTTTCTGTTCCGATAAAAGACAGCGGAGCACTGCACTTCTTCACTGTACAGGCCTTTGGGATGATATTTGAGCAGCTAGTAGATTATATTTGGTCCACTGTTGTGGGAAAGGGTACACGCACAGGTATCGTGAGGAGAATCGTTGGATATCTCTGGGTTATTGGTTTCTTGGCTGTAACGGCGCCTACATGGTTGGTGCCGGTTATTAAGGGGGTGTATGATGGTGGTGAGAGGGTCCCGTTGCCTATGCACCTGGGATTCGGGGTTTTGTTGGCATAG